In Gemmatimonadota bacterium, a single genomic region encodes these proteins:
- a CDS encoding amidohydrolase family protein — protein MVRSAVRLLCAALVCCALPLRVVSPQGGAPDVILTGGKVFTSDPAKPWVQAIAVRGDRIVAVGTTAEIERLAGARTRRIALEGRTVVPGFDDAHAHVGLSGPRSVDVTVDPSPTPDPALQPLLDSLAAVARRTPKDVWLMSSVGGRVFDDPRATRFVLDSVVPDHLVWINGWSGHGAVLNTRAMRETGLLEAPDPLGGWLGRDASGRTTGRIDEYAIYGTQRRLGRARGDSLFARSVQRYGEQILAMGITSVQDMTVGYELDRARAVARRASAMRPHHRVIRFPIPAGRTVISNDWRVSGADTALAPTMHISGVKWVLDGTPVEQLALMRRPYADRPGWYGRANFPFDTLRAIVRDALRRREQPMLHAVGDSTIALVIAAMRAEGPDSAWRALRPRLEHADALGRDQLADIKKLGIIVVQNPAHLAIPEIMHARWGAERLRRIDMMRSLLDSGVTLAIGSDGPLEPGLNVMLATLHPNVPSEALTREQAVIAYTRTAAFAAFAERERGTIAPGMLADLVVLSQDLFTVTPDKLPATMSVLTMLGGQVVHEQRGAARE, from the coding sequence ATGGTGCGAAGCGCGGTCCGACTCCTCTGCGCGGCGCTCGTGTGCTGCGCCCTCCCCCTGCGCGTCGTGTCGCCCCAGGGGGGCGCCCCCGATGTGATCCTCACCGGCGGCAAGGTCTTCACCAGCGATCCGGCGAAGCCGTGGGTGCAGGCGATCGCGGTGCGCGGCGACCGCATCGTCGCGGTGGGGACCACCGCCGAGATCGAGCGGCTGGCCGGCGCGCGCACCCGACGGATCGCACTCGAGGGGCGCACCGTCGTCCCGGGCTTCGACGATGCGCACGCGCACGTCGGGCTCTCGGGGCCGCGCTCGGTCGACGTGACCGTCGATCCGTCGCCCACGCCCGATCCGGCGCTGCAGCCGCTGCTCGACTCACTCGCGGCCGTCGCCAGGCGCACCCCCAAGGATGTGTGGCTCATGTCGAGCGTTGGCGGGCGCGTCTTCGATGATCCGCGCGCCACGCGCTTCGTCCTCGACTCCGTCGTCCCCGACCACCTGGTGTGGATCAACGGCTGGTCGGGGCACGGCGCCGTGCTCAACACGCGCGCCATGCGCGAGACCGGGCTCCTCGAAGCCCCGGACCCGTTAGGCGGGTGGCTCGGGCGCGACGCGTCGGGGCGCACCACCGGGCGCATCGACGAATACGCGATCTACGGCACGCAGCGCCGCCTGGGGAGGGCGCGGGGCGACTCGCTCTTCGCGCGGTCGGTGCAACGCTACGGGGAGCAAATCCTGGCGATGGGGATCACCTCGGTGCAGGACATGACCGTGGGCTACGAACTCGACCGGGCGCGCGCCGTGGCGCGGCGGGCGAGCGCCATGCGCCCCCACCATCGGGTGATTCGCTTTCCCATCCCCGCGGGGCGCACCGTCATCTCAAACGACTGGCGCGTGAGCGGTGCCGACACCGCGCTCGCCCCCACCATGCACATCTCCGGCGTGAAGTGGGTGCTCGACGGGACGCCGGTGGAGCAGCTCGCGCTCATGCGGCGGCCGTACGCCGACCGGCCGGGGTGGTACGGGCGGGCCAACTTCCCCTTCGACACCCTGCGCGCCATCGTGCGCGACGCGCTGCGTCGCCGTGAGCAGCCCATGCTGCACGCCGTTGGGGACAGCACCATCGCCCTCGTCATCGCGGCGATGCGCGCCGAGGGGCCGGACAGCGCCTGGCGCGCCCTGCGGCCGCGGCTCGAGCACGCCGACGCACTCGGCCGGGACCAGCTCGCCGACATCAAGAAGCTGGGGATCATCGTCGTGCAGAACCCGGCGCACCTGGCCATCCCCGAGATCATGCACGCGCGATGGGGGGCCGAGCGACTGCGACGCATCGACATGATGCGCTCGCTGCTCGACTCCGGGGTGACGCTCGCCATCGGCAGCGACGGCCCGCTGGAGCCGGGGCTCAACGTGATGCTGGCGACACTGCACCCCAACGTCCCGTCCGAGGCACTCACGCGCGAGCAGGCGGTGATTGCCTACACACGCACAGCGGCGTTCGCGGCCTTTGCCGAGCGGGAACGCGGGACGATCGCGCCGGGGATGCTGGCCGATCTCGTGGTGCTGTCGCAGGACCTGTTCACCGTGACGCCCGACAAGCTACCGGCGACGATGAGCGTGCTGACCATGCTCGGCGGCCAGGTCGTGCACGAGCAGCGAGGGGCGGCGAGGGAGTAG
- a CDS encoding response regulator transcription factor has protein sequence MTPRLRILLADDHALVLEGLRSLLDSQPDMQVVGAATDGAQVMDQLRAHRPDVVVLDLEMGTMSGLACLERIRTEKIPVRVLVLSAYGDGTSMRAALDGGADGYALKTDPPRNTVDAIRQVYRGQLVFPLAAKRWLLGKSTSSDPRQLTEREESVLALLAEGATNAEIARRLRVSENTVKFHLQNLYMKLSVGNRTEAVAVYLRERAPRR, from the coding sequence ATGACACCGCGCCTTCGCATCCTGCTCGCCGACGACCACGCCCTCGTGCTGGAGGGGCTGCGTTCGCTCCTCGACTCGCAACCCGACATGCAGGTGGTGGGGGCGGCGACGGACGGCGCACAGGTGATGGACCAGCTCCGCGCCCACCGCCCCGACGTCGTCGTGCTCGACCTCGAGATGGGGACGATGAGCGGGCTTGCCTGCCTCGAACGCATCCGCACCGAGAAGATCCCGGTGCGCGTCCTCGTCCTCTCGGCGTACGGCGACGGGACGTCGATGCGCGCCGCGCTGGACGGCGGGGCCGACGGCTACGCGCTCAAGACCGACCCGCCGCGCAACACGGTCGACGCGATCCGCCAGGTCTATCGCGGGCAGCTCGTCTTCCCGCTGGCGGCCAAGCGCTGGTTGTTAGGCAAGTCGACGTCGTCGGACCCGCGCCAGCTCACCGAGCGCGAGGAGTCGGTGCTCGCACTGCTGGCCGAAGGGGCCACCAACGCCGAGATCGCGCGGCGGCTCCGGGTGAGCGAGAACACCGTCAAGTTCCACCTGCAGAACCTGTACATGAAGCTGAGCGTCGGGAACCGCACCGAAGCCGTGGCGGTGTACCTGCGCGAGCGCGCGCCGCGACGCTAA
- a CDS encoding sensor histidine kinase gives MTSPTAPNPQERPDAGTREVGASRRMLAITEWELQRILLDIHDGPVQHMYAALSQLDLMEAALQRSPDVDAEVLQRKDRIRKLLEDGLTEVRSFIGAFRAPEFEHRPLRQLVDELLLQHEHLTDTQIAIEADEELPQEDLPVRIALYRILQEGLSNAYRHGGASKVNVSLRAVRTGPRPRLRLEIIDNGAGFDTTDALGESHFGLRGMRDRVEMIGGSFELSSAPDKGTRVTVEVDAI, from the coding sequence GTGACCTCACCAACTGCTCCGAACCCGCAGGAACGCCCCGACGCCGGGACGCGCGAGGTTGGCGCCTCGCGTCGCATGCTCGCCATCACCGAGTGGGAGCTCCAGCGCATCCTCCTCGACATCCACGATGGCCCGGTGCAGCACATGTATGCGGCCCTGTCGCAGCTCGACCTCATGGAGGCGGCGCTGCAGCGCTCGCCCGACGTCGACGCCGAGGTGCTGCAGCGCAAGGACCGCATCCGGAAGCTGCTCGAGGACGGGCTCACCGAGGTGCGCTCCTTCATCGGCGCCTTCCGCGCCCCGGAGTTCGAGCATCGCCCGCTGCGCCAGCTCGTGGATGAGTTGCTCCTGCAGCACGAGCACCTGACGGACACGCAGATCGCCATCGAGGCCGATGAGGAGCTCCCGCAGGAAGACCTCCCCGTGCGTATCGCGCTCTATCGCATCCTGCAGGAAGGGCTCTCCAACGCCTACCGCCACGGCGGCGCGAGCAAGGTGAACGTCTCGTTGCGCGCCGTGCGCACCGGTCCCCGTCCGCGCCTTCGCCTGGAGATCATCGACAACGGCGCCGGCTTCGACACCACCGACGCCCTCGGCGAATCGCACTTCGGGCTGCGCGGGATGCGCGACCGTGTCGAGATGATCGGCGGCTCCTTTGAACTCTCCAGCGCCCCCGACAAGGGGACGCGCGTGACCGTCGAGGTCGACGCCATATGA
- a CDS encoding M20/M25/M40 family metallo-hydrolase yields MTTDAPKSTDPLIDETVAHLQALVRLDTSNPPGREMAVARYLDTVLREAGVETWLDEPAPERAAFIARIRGDGSQRPLLLMAHMDVVGVEAAKWSVPPFGAEIRDGYLYGRGAIDDKGMLACNLMAMLLVRRAIVATGTLPTRDVILLATSDEETGGIFGIDWVLEHRRDLVEAEYALNEGGRVRVVDGRALYAAVQCAEKVPHNVIVTARGPGGHAAVPHGGNAITRLTTAIARITAHEEPLALGAVTRQFFDALSHVWPDATLRRAMADVASGDPARVATGERTLSGTPSMNAVLRNGISPTLISGGTRSNVIPTEAEATLNIRTLPGDSIEDVIERMRAVVGDPNVSFRVRASGDDAPESPIDSPMYRAIVDSVAALDGRIRTVPYLSTGATDSATLRKAGIPCYGILPFPLTQEDEDRMHGHDERVSLDALGFGVRLVHGIVQRMTRV; encoded by the coding sequence ATGACGACCGACGCACCGAAATCCACCGATCCGCTGATCGACGAGACCGTCGCCCACCTCCAGGCGCTGGTGCGCCTCGACACGAGTAATCCCCCGGGGCGCGAGATGGCGGTGGCGCGCTACCTGGATACGGTGCTCCGCGAGGCAGGGGTCGAGACGTGGCTGGACGAGCCGGCGCCCGAGCGCGCCGCCTTCATCGCCCGCATCCGCGGCGACGGCTCCCAGCGCCCGCTGCTCCTGATGGCGCACATGGACGTGGTCGGGGTCGAGGCGGCGAAGTGGTCGGTCCCCCCGTTCGGCGCCGAGATCCGCGACGGCTACCTCTACGGGCGCGGCGCGATCGACGACAAGGGGATGCTCGCCTGCAACCTGATGGCGATGCTCCTTGTTAGGCGCGCCATCGTCGCCACCGGGACCCTCCCCACGCGTGACGTCATCCTCCTGGCCACCTCCGACGAGGAGACCGGGGGGATCTTCGGGATCGACTGGGTCCTGGAGCACCGGCGCGACCTGGTGGAGGCCGAGTACGCCCTCAACGAAGGGGGGCGCGTGCGGGTCGTCGACGGGCGCGCGCTCTACGCCGCCGTGCAGTGTGCCGAGAAGGTGCCGCACAACGTGATCGTCACGGCGCGCGGCCCCGGCGGGCACGCGGCGGTCCCCCACGGGGGCAACGCGATCACCCGCCTGACGACCGCCATCGCGCGCATCACGGCCCACGAGGAGCCGCTCGCCCTCGGCGCGGTGACGCGGCAGTTCTTCGATGCGCTGTCGCACGTCTGGCCCGACGCCACGCTGCGCCGCGCCATGGCCGACGTTGCATCTGGCGACCCGGCGCGCGTGGCCACGGGCGAACGTACCCTGTCGGGGACACCGTCGATGAACGCGGTGCTGCGCAACGGCATCTCCCCCACGCTCATCAGCGGCGGGACGCGCTCCAACGTGATCCCCACCGAGGCCGAGGCGACGCTCAACATCCGCACGCTCCCCGGCGACTCGATCGAGGATGTGATCGAGCGCATGCGCGCCGTGGTGGGCGACCCCAACGTGTCGTTCCGCGTGCGCGCCAGCGGCGACGACGCGCCGGAGTCGCCGATCGACTCGCCCATGTATCGGGCCATCGTCGACAGCGTCGCCGCGCTCGACGGCCGCATCCGCACCGTCCCGTATCTCAGCACCGGCGCCACCGACTCCGCCACGCTCCGCAAGGCGGGGATCCCCTGCTACGGCATCCTCCCGTTCCCCCTCACGCAGGAGGACGAGGACCGCATGCACGGCCACGACGAGCGCGTGAGCCTCGACGCGCTCGGCTTCGGCGTTCGGCTGGTGCACGGAATAGTCCAACGGATGACTCGTGTGTAG
- a CDS encoding SDR family NAD(P)-dependent oxidoreductase, whose product MPTAVITGASKGIGRAIALRLAPSYDIVALARSEDALRSLGAEIAAKGGRCTAIGVDLRDPAAIATALDGVHADVLVNNAGVLHKKAFIDLTPTEWAEMMDVNVNAIYHATHAVLPGMIAKGAGHVINVSSIAGRSVMVGGSGYNATKHAVQALSECLMLEVRDYGVKVSLVMPGSVATELSPGGSKVEWALRPEDVAETVAQILSMPAHALTFMVEVRAARPRK is encoded by the coding sequence ATGCCCACCGCCGTCATCACCGGAGCCAGCAAGGGCATCGGCCGCGCCATCGCCCTTCGGCTCGCCCCGTCCTACGACATCGTCGCCCTCGCCCGCTCCGAGGATGCGCTGCGCTCGTTAGGTGCGGAGATCGCCGCCAAGGGAGGGCGATGCACCGCCATCGGTGTCGACCTGCGCGACCCGGCGGCGATTGCCACCGCCCTCGACGGGGTGCACGCCGACGTCCTCGTCAACAACGCCGGCGTCCTGCACAAGAAGGCGTTCATCGACCTCACGCCGACCGAATGGGCGGAGATGATGGACGTCAACGTGAACGCCATCTACCACGCCACGCACGCCGTCCTCCCGGGGATGATCGCCAAGGGGGCCGGGCACGTGATCAACGTCTCGTCCATCGCCGGGCGCAGCGTCATGGTCGGCGGGAGCGGCTACAACGCGACCAAACACGCCGTGCAGGCGCTGAGCGAATGCCTCATGCTCGAGGTGCGCGACTACGGGGTCAAGGTCTCGCTGGTGATGCCGGGATCGGTCGCGACCGAGCTTTCCCCTGGCGGCTCCAAGGTGGAATGGGCGCTCCGCCCCGAGGATGTCGCCGAGACGGTGGCGCAGATCCTGTCGATGCCGGCGCACGCCCTGACGTTCATGGTCGAGGTGCGGGCCGCGCGGCCGCGAAAGTAG
- the nirK gene encoding nitrite reductase, copper-containing, giving the protein MILVACSSADAPASRDPLAGRGSGALPVETLQVAFAPAVPKPITRTSPAKIVINLETREVRKRLADGVEYTFWTFGGSVPGPMLRVRAGDEVEFHLNNHPSSKMPHNIDLHAVTGPGGGAAASFTAPGHSSQFSFAALNPGLYVYHCATAPVGMHIANGMYGLILVEPAEGMPKVDREFYVVQSEFYTAGRHGEAGVQSFDMEKALHEDPEYVVFNGSVGAVAGDNALKANVGETVRMYVGNGGPNLVSSFHVIGEIFDKVYTEGGSVANQRDVQTTLVPAGGSAMVDMKLDVPGTFILVDHSIFRAFNKGALGMLKVEGGENKTIYSGKQNDLVYLPEGGAVQAVPNEASAAPERELPRNELLARGQQVFAANCAACHQLGGEGVPGAFPPLAKSDFLMADKDRAIGVVMRGLSGEISVNGQKFNGVMPSLALSNTDIAAVLSYVRTNFGNRATDLVSLRDVQRVRAARPKP; this is encoded by the coding sequence TTGATCCTCGTGGCATGTTCCTCGGCTGACGCGCCGGCGTCCCGCGATCCGCTCGCTGGCCGCGGCAGCGGTGCCCTGCCCGTCGAGACGCTCCAGGTGGCGTTTGCCCCCGCGGTTCCCAAACCCATCACCAGGACGTCACCCGCCAAGATCGTCATCAACCTCGAGACGCGCGAAGTGCGCAAGCGACTCGCCGACGGCGTGGAATACACGTTCTGGACGTTTGGCGGCTCGGTGCCCGGTCCCATGCTGAGGGTGCGCGCGGGCGACGAGGTCGAGTTCCATTTGAACAACCACCCGTCCAGCAAGATGCCGCACAACATCGACCTGCACGCCGTCACTGGACCGGGCGGCGGGGCGGCCGCTTCGTTCACGGCGCCGGGGCACAGTTCGCAGTTCTCCTTCGCGGCACTCAATCCGGGGCTCTACGTCTACCATTGCGCCACCGCGCCGGTCGGCATGCACATCGCCAACGGCATGTACGGCCTCATTCTCGTCGAACCCGCCGAGGGCATGCCCAAGGTCGATCGCGAGTTCTATGTCGTGCAGAGCGAGTTCTACACGGCCGGGCGGCATGGGGAGGCTGGCGTGCAGTCCTTCGACATGGAGAAAGCACTGCACGAGGATCCCGAATACGTCGTCTTCAACGGTTCGGTGGGGGCGGTGGCCGGCGACAATGCACTCAAGGCGAACGTCGGCGAGACGGTGCGCATGTACGTCGGCAACGGCGGCCCCAATCTGGTGTCGAGCTTTCACGTGATCGGCGAGATCTTCGACAAGGTCTACACCGAGGGTGGATCCGTGGCCAACCAGCGCGACGTGCAGACCACGCTCGTCCCCGCCGGTGGCTCGGCGATGGTCGACATGAAGCTCGATGTACCGGGAACCTTCATTCTCGTGGATCACTCGATCTTCCGCGCCTTCAACAAGGGCGCGCTCGGCATGCTCAAGGTCGAGGGGGGCGAGAACAAGACGATTTACTCAGGCAAGCAGAATGACCTGGTGTACCTCCCCGAGGGAGGTGCCGTGCAGGCGGTGCCGAACGAGGCGAGCGCCGCCCCGGAGCGCGAACTCCCACGCAACGAGCTGCTCGCTCGCGGCCAACAGGTCTTTGCCGCCAATTGCGCGGCCTGCCACCAGCTCGGCGGGGAAGGGGTCCCCGGGGCGTTCCCGCCGCTGGCAAAGAGCGACTTCCTGATGGCGGACAAGGATCGTGCGATTGGTGTGGTGATGCGCGGGCTGTCGGGGGAAATCTCCGTGAACGGTCAGAAGTTCAACGGCGTGATGCCGAGTCTCGCCCTCAGCAACACCGACATCGCGGCCGTGTTGTCGTACGTGCGGACGAACTTCGGCAACCGCGCCACGGACCTCGTGTCGTTGCGCGATGTCCAGCGTGTGCGCGCCGCGCGTCCGAAGCCCTGA
- a CDS encoding formylglycine-generating enzyme family protein: MSSRALRACSIMLVLCGGAWRAAAQSPAVHRYRTVTEGHVRPFYLAGVADTGLAVAAYQLAERAVSNADFLRFVIARPEWRRSRVARIAADPAYLRHWMGDTVLGPGVAASAPVVNVSWFAAHAYAEWSGARLPTTAEWELAAGRFRRALGGTTDRLQALLLETYSAQASGATASATLRLTSDDGVLGLHGGPWEWVDDFNAVVTSGESRGDGTPDDGLFCAGGAALSADPGNYAAFMRYAVRGSLRGSYALATLGFRVARDAAPLRSRGKR, translated from the coding sequence GTGTCGTCACGTGCACTGCGTGCCTGCTCGATCATGCTCGTGCTGTGCGGCGGCGCCTGGCGCGCCGCCGCGCAGTCGCCCGCCGTTCACCGCTACCGCACGGTGACGGAGGGTCACGTGCGCCCGTTCTACCTCGCGGGGGTCGCGGACACGGGGCTAGCGGTGGCGGCGTACCAGCTCGCCGAACGCGCCGTGAGCAACGCCGACTTTCTCCGGTTTGTCATCGCCAGGCCAGAGTGGCGGCGGTCGCGTGTGGCGCGCATCGCAGCCGATCCTGCCTATCTGCGACACTGGATGGGCGATACCGTGCTCGGCCCAGGCGTGGCGGCATCGGCGCCGGTCGTCAACGTGTCGTGGTTCGCGGCGCACGCGTACGCCGAGTGGAGCGGCGCGCGCCTCCCGACCACGGCGGAGTGGGAGCTGGCAGCCGGTCGCTTCCGGCGCGCGCTTGGCGGCACGACCGACCGTCTGCAGGCGCTCCTGCTGGAGACGTACAGTGCGCAAGCGTCGGGTGCGACGGCGAGCGCCACCCTCCGCCTGACGAGCGATGACGGAGTACTGGGGCTGCACGGCGGGCCCTGGGAGTGGGTCGACGACTTCAACGCCGTCGTCACCAGTGGCGAGTCGCGCGGCGACGGCACGCCAGATGACGGCCTGTTCTGCGCCGGCGGCGCCGCGCTTTCGGCCGATCCCGGCAACTACGCGGCTTTCATGCGCTACGCCGTCCGTGGATCGCTGCGAGGCTCGTATGCGCTGGCGACACTTGGGTTCCGCGTGGCGCGTGACGCGGCGCCACTTCGGTCGAGAGGCAAACGATGA
- a CDS encoding SCO family protein, with the protein MKSNMYTPRLALMIAGALLQLSAAAQAQAQARARARDETKALPDHSLYRLTGRWTNHDGRSLGLAELRGETVVLAMVYTSCTMTCPLITREMQSVQRALPPDVRPRVRFVLASFDPARDSVGALRRHVEKMALDARWLALRGAPPDVRQLAVLLNVSYRQLPSGDFDHSNIISVLDADGVLRFQSPRVPGDREALGKAVVAATRTPASAR; encoded by the coding sequence ATGAAAAGCAACATGTACACGCCACGCTTGGCACTCATGATCGCCGGCGCCCTGCTGCAGCTCTCCGCCGCCGCGCAGGCGCAGGCGCAGGCGCGGGCACGGGCGCGGGACGAGACGAAGGCCCTCCCCGATCATTCGCTCTACCGCCTCACCGGCCGATGGACCAACCACGACGGCCGCTCGCTCGGGCTCGCCGAGCTGCGCGGCGAGACGGTGGTACTCGCGATGGTGTACACCTCCTGCACGATGACCTGCCCGCTCATCACCCGGGAGATGCAGTCGGTGCAGCGCGCGCTCCCGCCCGACGTGCGCCCACGCGTGCGATTCGTGCTCGCCTCGTTCGACCCGGCGCGCGATTCGGTCGGCGCGTTGCGGCGCCACGTGGAGAAGATGGCGCTCGACGCGCGGTGGCTCGCCTTGCGCGGCGCGCCGCCGGATGTGCGACAGCTCGCCGTGCTCCTGAACGTCAGCTACCGTCAGCTGCCAAGCGGGGACTTCGACCATTCGAACATCATCAGCGTGCTCGACGCGGACGGCGTGCTGCGCTTCCAGTCGCCGCGCGTCCCCGGCGACCGCGAGGCGCTGGGCAAGGCCGTCGTGGCGGCAACACGGACGCCTGCTTCTGCCCGTTAG
- a CDS encoding alginate export family protein — protein MRAIPALLCATVCTLAGGMCIASPGQAQTAPRASRPPFENLRFRENWAEAPSGDPLDPLKHITLSNRGGAWLSLGGHLRVRGESVRHFLGGGTGTRTDAFLAVRAHLHADLHLGTHLRGFVEGRVADVAGRELPGGARPLDRNRGDLGNAFVELAGTLSGARAAARFGRQELLLGRERIISPLDWANVRRVFEGGNVEVRRGALAFSASSVRPLVLRPLRRDIADDVTRLWGTTVAWQPARGGRVLESAVLVKSVRGVGTPPQARRATATTRLVTPIVRPDLALEVEGGVQRVEGTGGATWATMFATDLTWSPARPGSPSVTIGLDRASGTRAGVPAQSGTWDQLYPLGHAYAGFADALGRRNLMEERIVTQFSPTPFVRIRTSAHAFQRASAADAAYDVAGGIFRSASATATSRDVGKEIDVTLQWRLASHLRVDGGLARFTPGRFPHQTGSALPYSWIFSSITATF, from the coding sequence ATGCGTGCCATTCCCGCGTTGCTCTGCGCGACCGTGTGCACCCTGGCCGGCGGGATGTGCATCGCCTCGCCCGGGCAGGCCCAAACGGCGCCACGCGCGTCGCGCCCCCCCTTCGAGAACCTCCGCTTTCGCGAGAACTGGGCGGAGGCGCCCAGTGGCGATCCGCTGGATCCGCTCAAGCACATAACGCTGAGCAACCGCGGCGGCGCGTGGCTCTCCCTGGGGGGGCACCTGCGTGTGCGTGGTGAGTCGGTCCGGCATTTCCTCGGTGGAGGGACTGGGACGCGCACCGATGCCTTTCTCGCGGTGCGCGCGCACCTGCACGCCGACCTCCATCTGGGGACGCACCTGCGCGGCTTCGTGGAAGGACGCGTGGCCGACGTGGCCGGGCGCGAACTGCCAGGCGGGGCGCGCCCCCTGGATCGCAATCGCGGAGACCTTGGCAACGCCTTCGTCGAGCTGGCGGGCACGCTGAGCGGCGCTCGCGCCGCAGCGCGGTTCGGCCGTCAGGAGTTGCTCCTGGGGCGCGAACGCATCATCTCCCCGCTCGACTGGGCCAACGTGCGTCGGGTGTTCGAGGGAGGGAACGTGGAGGTTCGGCGCGGAGCGCTGGCGTTCAGCGCCTCCTCGGTTCGTCCGCTCGTGCTGCGCCCGCTCCGGCGCGACATCGCCGACGACGTCACGCGCCTCTGGGGCACGACGGTCGCATGGCAGCCGGCGCGAGGTGGGCGCGTGTTGGAAAGCGCGGTGTTGGTGAAGTCGGTGCGCGGGGTGGGAACGCCCCCGCAGGCAAGACGGGCCACCGCGACGACGCGCCTCGTCACGCCCATCGTGCGTCCCGATCTTGCCCTCGAGGTCGAGGGCGGTGTCCAACGCGTGGAGGGGACGGGCGGCGCCACCTGGGCGACGATGTTCGCCACCGATCTCACGTGGTCGCCAGCGCGACCGGGGTCGCCGTCTGTCACCATTGGCCTCGACCGCGCGAGCGGCACACGAGCGGGAGTGCCGGCACAGAGCGGCACGTGGGATCAGTTGTATCCGCTGGGACACGCATACGCGGGGTTCGCTGACGCCTTGGGGCGTCGCAACCTGATGGAGGAGCGCATCGTCACGCAGTTCTCACCCACTCCATTCGTTCGGATCAGGACGTCGGCGCACGCCTTTCAACGCGCGTCGGCGGCCGACGCCGCGTACGATGTCGCGGGGGGGATCTTCCGATCCGCGAGCGCCACCGCGACGTCGCGCGACGTCGGCAAGGAAATCGACGTCACGCTGCAGTGGCGGCTGGCGTCGCACCTGCGCGTGGACGGCGGCCTCGCGCGGTTCACACCTGGCCGGTTCCCGCACCAGACTGGGAGTGCGCTCCCGTACTCGTGGATCTTCTCGTCAATCACCGCGACATTCTGA
- a CDS encoding GAF domain-containing sensor histidine kinase, translated as MPKTVRKTLDGLRSSKPVLPTSTTPESLRELMAVREIVHAFLNADRPEEVFQFALDRVSPLVGATFASVYLVDGVSELMHLVAAHNFPERYQPWLGEMRVRLGFGPSGEAAAEKRIIEVPDVFADSDLDDWVEVASELGFKSLVALPLQTASKVLGAVTFYFADSGARGKESRGMMRLVADQMAATAEKASLIDQLRRTNAALTEANAELEEQYAAVVEARRAKDEFLANISHELRTPLTSVLGYISILQEELSGPLTDGQRHDLLHVKRSSERLLELIEDLLELTTLTRGDISLFVEEFDPALVLQEVVATVAGRPNEVELRVDEPPPFLPRMKSDRKKIARILVSLLGNAYKFTARGHVQVGVTLVGDRVQYRVSDTGIGIPIEAQATVFEEFRQADGSVTRRYGGSGLGLALARRLSRLLGGDVELVSATGIGTSFTVSLPLEFEPARDARGNLTIT; from the coding sequence GTGCCCAAGACTGTCCGCAAGACCCTCGACGGGCTGCGATCGTCCAAGCCCGTCCTCCCCACCTCGACCACGCCGGAGTCGCTGCGTGAGTTGATGGCCGTGCGCGAAATCGTGCACGCCTTCCTCAACGCCGACCGTCCCGAGGAGGTCTTTCAGTTCGCGCTCGACCGCGTCAGTCCGCTGGTCGGGGCGACCTTCGCCTCCGTGTACCTCGTCGACGGCGTCTCCGAGCTCATGCACCTCGTGGCCGCGCACAACTTCCCCGAGCGCTATCAACCATGGCTCGGCGAAATGCGCGTACGACTCGGCTTCGGCCCCAGCGGCGAAGCGGCGGCCGAGAAGCGGATCATCGAGGTCCCCGACGTCTTTGCCGATTCCGACCTCGACGACTGGGTCGAGGTGGCCTCGGAGCTCGGCTTCAAGTCACTCGTCGCCCTCCCCCTGCAAACGGCCAGCAAGGTGCTGGGGGCGGTGACGTTCTACTTCGCCGACTCGGGGGCGCGGGGCAAGGAATCCCGCGGCATGATGCGCCTGGTGGCCGACCAGATGGCCGCCACGGCCGAAAAGGCGTCGCTCATCGATCAGTTGCGGCGGACCAACGCGGCGCTCACCGAGGCCAACGCCGAGCTCGAGGAACAGTACGCCGCGGTCGTCGAGGCGCGGCGCGCCAAGGACGAGTTCCTGGCCAACATCTCCCATGAGCTGCGCACCCCGCTCACCTCGGTGCTGGGCTACATCTCCATCCTGCAGGAGGAGCTCTCCGGGCCGCTCACCGACGGGCAACGGCACGACCTGCTGCACGTGAAGCGGTCGAGCGAGCGATTGCTGGAGCTCATCGAGGACCTGCTGGAGCTCACGACGCTGACGCGAGGCGACATCTCGCTCTTCGTCGAGGAGTTCGACCCGGCGCTGGTGCTGCAGGAAGTCGTGGCGACGGTGGCTGGGCGGCCGAACGAGGTGGAGCTGCGGGTCGACGAGCCGCCGCCGTTCCTGCCGCGCATGAAGTCGGATCGCAAGAAAATCGCCCGTATCCTCGTTAGCTTGCTCGGCAACGCCTACAAGTTCACCGCGCGCGGGCACGTGCAGGTCGGCGTGACGCTGGTGGGCGATCGTGTGCAGTACCGCGTCTCGGACACCGGGATCGGGATCCCCATCGAGGCGCAGGCGACGGTGTTCGAGGAGTTCCGCCAGGCCGATGGCTCGGTCACGCGCCGCTATGGCGGCTCGGGGCTGGGGCTGGCGTTGGCGCGGCGGCTCTCCCGCCTGTTGGGGGGAGACGTGGAATTGGTATCGGCAACGGGGATCGGGACGAGCTTCACCGTCTCGCTCCCGCTCGAGTTCGAACCTGCGCGCGACGCGCGGGGCAACCTCACGATCACGTAA